A genomic region of Stegostoma tigrinum isolate sSteTig4 chromosome 13, sSteTig4.hap1, whole genome shotgun sequence contains the following coding sequences:
- the LOC125458276 gene encoding GRIN2-like protein yields the protein MGTIKDLDSLHISVSDPIEMENECLPEAVVCNKQEGKAGKAQLHSNCQARCSSPCTDNNLGNESNSHLVEMSINVPKNANAETGKPCKTPENDLSKEQVQEESSQPPSNSTDDAVKAICLKTKESTRLNVDGSEAESETPLTGCEPEDRRMEASSCTDPQQSLNQKEMLKPTNVESVLQSDINRLENCQQSEKLSTDIETAEGLSQISTPAATSQDAEVQVAIQVQKTSVATSPLAPLDNYPVFKIPNVRLRDQREEKPTACPVTQSSLTTLPRKDVEMQVDITVQCKSVATGPMTPLEETPLATLPEVHVEAMEDEQPEPVRDVQWDEKGMTWEVYGASMDAEVLGLAIQKHLEKQIEEHGKQNTEVFQNDKPISVKESLKKEENKRRQSNVFQAVLHNIRSPQCCTRGSTAAE from the coding sequence ATGGGGACCATCAAAGATCTCGATAGTTTGCACATTTCGGTATCAGACCCAATTGAAATGGAGAATGAATGTTTGCCAGAGGCCGTTGTCTGTAATAAGCAAGAAGGgaaagctggaaaagctcaattgCATTCCAACTGCCAGGCTCGTTGTTCAAGCCCTTGTACAGACAATAACCTGGGCAATGAAAGTAACAGCCATCTGGTGGAGATGAGCATTAATGTACCTAAAAATGCCAATGCAGAGACAGGCAAGCCATGTAAAACGCCTGAGAATGATTTAAGCAAGGAGCAGGTGCAGGAAGAGAGCAGCCAACCCCCCAGTAACAGCACTGACGATGCAGTCAAAGCCATTTGCCTCAAGACGAAAGAAAGCACGAGGTTGAATGTTGACGGTTCAGAAGCTGAGTCAGAGACCCCGTTGACAGGCTGTGAGCCAGAGGACAGAAGAATGGAAGCATCCAGCTGCACTGACCCGCAGCAATCTCTTAATCAGAAAGAGATGCTAAAACCAACAAACGTTGAATCAGTCCTTCAATCAGATATAAACAGGCTAGAAAATTGTCAGCAGAGCGAGAAATTGAGCACAGACATTGAGACAGCTGAAGGTCTTTCACAGATATCTACACCTGCCGCAACTAGCCAAGATGCTGAGGTCCAGGTAGCTATTCAAGTGCAGAAGACATCTGTTGCCACTAGTCCCTTGGCTCCTTTAGATAACTATCCAGTATTTAAAATCCCTAATGTCAGATTACGAGATCAAAGAGAGGAGAAGCCAACAGCATGTCCAGTGACCCAATCATCTCTCACTACACTGCCTAGAAAAGATGTTGAGATGCAGGTGGATATAACAGTGCAATGTAAATCCGTCGCCACTGGCCCGATGACTCCGTTAGAGGAGACTCCACTTGCCACACTCCCTGAGGTTCATGTGGAGGCCATGGAAGATGAGCAACCAGAGCCAGTGCGCGATGTCCAGTGGGATGAAAAAGGAATGACATGGGAAGTCTATGGAGCATCCATGGATGCAGAAGTGCTAGGACTAGCTATCCAGAaacatttggaaaaacaaataGAGGAGCATGGCAAACAAAACACTGAAGTGTTTCAAAATGATAAACCCATTTCGGTGAAAGAATCtttgaaaaaggaagaaaacaagaGACGGCAAAGCAATGTTTTTCAAGCAGTTCTGCACAACATAAGAAGTCCACAGTGCTGTACCCGTGGGAGCACTGCAGCAGAATGA